The DNA segment GAGGTAGAGCAGGACGAACACCGCCATCAGCGCCAGGGCGATGGCCACCGTCAGCGCCTGCGCCGCGCGCTCCTGGCTCTCCACCTTGCCGCCCACGTCCACGAAGTAGCCCGTGGGCAGCTTCAGCTGCGTGGCCAGCACCTCCCGCACCTCCGCCGCCGTGCTGCCCAGGTCTCGGCCGGACACGCCCGCCTCCACCGCGATGCGCCGGCTGCCGGCTTCGCGGCGCACGCTCCCCGCGCCGGAGGTCTCCTCGATGGTGGCCAGCTGACTCAGCGGGATGCGCGTGCCGTCGTGCCCGTCCACCAGCAGGTTGCGGATGGCGTTCACGTCGCCCCGGCGGTGATCCGCCAGCCGGAGCACCAGGTCGTAGCGCCGCTGGCCTCGCCAGATCTGCGCGGACTCCTCACCCACGAGCCCCACGCGGACGGCCCGGATGACGTCGCCGGGCGTCAGTCCCACGCGCGCCACCGCCGCGCGGTTCACCGCGATGCGCAGCTGCGGCAGGCCGCTCAGCCGCTCCACCCGCAGATCCTCCACGCCGTCTACTTTCGACATCAACGCGCGCGTGCGCTCCGCGAGCTCCGAAAGCGTGTCCAGGTCCGGCCCGAAGACGCGCACGGAGAGGTCCGCGGGGCTGCCTCCCAGCCCCTCGTCGATGCGCATCCCCAGCGGCGTGGTGAAGAGCACCGACACGCCGGGCACCTTCCCCACCGCCTCGCGCATCCGCGACTCCAGCGTCTCGCGGCCTCCGAGGGTGTCCTTCTTGAGGACCACCAGCACGTCGGACAGGGTGTGGGGCATCGGGTCCTCGGTGCGCTCGGCGCGGCCGGTGCGGCGCACCACGTCCTCCACCTCCGGGAACTCGCGCAGCACGTCCTCCACGCGGTGGTTGAGGCGATCCACCTCGTCCAGTGACGCCTCCGCCGGCAGCACCGTCTGGAGCAGGAACGCGCCCTCGTCCAGCCGGGGCATGAAGTCGCTGCCCACCATGAAGGCCAGGCCCAGCGCAGGCACGGTGATGGCCAGCGCCACCACGCGCACCAGGCCTGCGTGGCGCATGCACTTGTCCAGGATCGGCGCGTACGCGGCCTTCACCTTGCGGATGATCCACACATCCTCCGGCGAGTCCTCGCGCGGCGCGCGCAAGAGGAGTCCCGACACCACCGGCACCAGCGTGAGCGCCAGCGCGAGCGACGCGGCCAGGCACGCCACCACTGCCGCCGCGAGCGGCTGGTACATGCGGCCCTCGATGCCCGACATCGCGAAGAGCGGGATGAACACCGAGACGACGATGAGCGTGGCGTAGGCGATGGGGCGGCCCACTTCCATCGCCGCCGCCAGCGCCTCGTCGCGCACCGAGCGGCGGCCCTTGCCCTCGCGCAGGTCGTGGATGACGTTCTCCACGACGATGATGGCCGCGTCCACCAACAGGCCCACCGCGATGGCGAGGCCTCCCAGCGTCATCGTGTTCAACCCGATGCCCGCCGCCTTGAGCAGCAGTCCCGCAAGCGCCAGCGACAGGGGTAGGGTGAGCGTAACGATGAGCGCCGCGCGCCAGTCCCCGAGCAGCAGGAAGAGCACGCCCACCACCAGGAACGCGCCCAGCAGGATGGCCCGGCCCACGCCTCCCAGCGCGGATCCCACCAGCTCCGATTGGTCATAGACGACGCGCAGATGCACGCCCGGTGGCAGCGAGCGTCGCAGCTCGTCGATGGCCGCGCGCACGCCCTCGGCGACGAGCACGGTGTCGGCGCCGAACTGCTTGCTCACGCGGCAGCTCACCACCTCGCCGTCCAGCCGGTGCGCCATGCCCCGGCGCGGCGCGGGGGCTTCGCGCACGTCCGCCACGTCTCCCAGCAGCACGGGCGTCCCATCCCGCAGCGCGACCACGGTGTTGTTCAGGTCCTCCACCGTCTCCGCCCGGCCTACCGCGCGCACGGCCCACTCCATGGGGCCCTGCGTGATGAAGCCTCCGGAGGCGTTGACGCTGGCGCCCTCCAGGCCGTGCTGCACCTCGTCCAGCGTGATGCCTCGCGCCACCAGTTGATCCGGATCCAGCAGCACCTGGAACTGGCGCAGGTAGCCGCCCAGCCGCTCCACGCCCGCGACGCCGGGCACCGCGAGCAGCCGGTTCTTGATGTCGAACTCCGCCAGGTCGCGCAGCGCCATCAGGTCCGCGCTGCCGGGCTCCGCCTCCAGCGTGAACTCGAAGACCTCATTGAGCCGGCCGGTGAGGCTGGACACGAGCGGCGTGTCGGTGCCGGGTGGCAGCTCGCTCGCGGCCTGCGCCACGCGCTCCGCGACGTACTGGCGGCTGCGGAAGTAGTCCGCGTCCGGTTCGAACTCGACCGTCACCTGCGTGACGCCCAGCTGCGAGGTGGAGCGGATGCGGCGCACCTCCGGCAGGCCCGCCAGCGCCACCTCCATGGGGATGGCCACCGCCGTCTCCAGCTCCTCGGCGCCCATGGCCGCGTTCTGCACGATGACGTTGAAGATGGGCGCGGACAGATCCGGGAACACGTCCTGGCGCAGGTTGCGGAGCGCCATCGCGCCAAAGGCCGCCAGCGCCAGGACGACGAGCACCGTCAGCCCGGGCCGAGAAAAGGACGCGCGGAGGATGCGCCCCGGCAGCGTCGTGCGCGGATCAGTGTCCATGCTCATCGCCTCCGCCCTGGGACTTCTCCACCTCGGCCTTGAGCAGGAACGCGCCCTCCACCACCACCTCGTCGCCCACGGCGAGCCCCTTCAGGACCTCCACCTGCGTGCCCAGGCTGCGGCCCCGGCCCACCTCGCGCTGCTCGAAGACGCCTGCCTCCGGCGTGGGCAGGAACGCCACCCAGCCATTCTCCAGCCGCTGGAGCGCCGCCGCGGGCACGGCCGTGAGCGTGGCGCCCGGCTCTCCCAGCGGGATGGACGCGGACGCGGACATGCCCGGCCGCAGGAACCCCTTGCCGTTGTCCAACTCCAGGCGCACGGGGATGGTGCGGCTGTGGGGATCCACGCGCTGCCCCACGTGGCCCACCTTCGCGGTGAACTCCTGGCCCGGGAACGCGGCGAAGGTGACGCGCGCGTCCGCGCCGGGCTTCAGGCGCACGGCGTCCCGTTCGAACGCGTGGACGATGAGCCACAGCGACGACAGGTCGCCCACGCGGAAGAGCGGTTGAGACGGGTCGGCCATCTGCCCCAGCCGTGCGGTGCGCTCCACGACGGTGCCGTCGATGGGCGCCTTGAGGACGAAGCCGGACGTGCCCTCACCGCTGGCGCTGCCCGCGCCCAACGCCGTGAGCGCGGCCTTCGCGGCGGCGACCTCCGCCTCCGCGGCTGCCGCGTCCGCTTCAGCGGCCTGCGCGTCCTTGCGCGCGACGATGCGTTCCTCGGCCAGCGTGCGCTTTCGGTCCGCGGCCTGCCGTGCGGCGGTGGCGCGGGCCTGGGTGGCCTGGAGGTCCGCGCGGGCTCGGCCCAGCTCCGGACTCTGGAGCTCCGCCAGCCGCTGGCCCTGCTTCACGGCCTGGCCCGTCGTCACGGCGACGGAGGCCACGCGCGCGGAGACCGGCGAGGACACCTCCGCGTAGGCGTCCTCACTGAAGGTCAATTCGCCCAGCGCGGTGACACTCTCTCCGCCCGGACGGGCCTCCACCTTCGCGGTGGTGACGCGCAGGTCCCGGAGCATCTCCTGGGGGACGTGCACGTGGATGACGTCACCGGACTCGACGTGGAGCTTCTCCTTGGCTTCCTCGTCGTGGCCGTGTTCGTGCGCGTCGTCGTGTTCCGCCTTGGAGGACTTGCAGGCGGTGAGGCCCACGAGGACGGACAGCAGCAGCAGCGTGGGCTTCATGGCAGGACTCCCGTTTCCACTTCCAACTGCACACGAGCAAGGGCCAATCGCAGCAGGCCGTCGAGCCACGCGGCCCGCGCCTCCAGCGTGTCGCGACGGACGAGGAGGAAGGCCGCGAGGTCCATCTCCCCGGCGTCATAGGAGCGCTGCGCCAGCGCCTCGTTGTCATCCAGGAGCGGCAGCACCTGCTCCAGGGTCCCGAGGGCGCCGAGGCTCGCGCGGTAGCGATACTTCGCGGCCTGGACCTGGGCGGGCACGACGGTGCGCGCGGCGGTCAGCTCCTGCTCGGCGCGGCTTGCATCCGCTTCCCCCACGAGGCGCGCTTCCTGGCCGCGAGCGAAGACGGGCAGGGGGACGCTGAGCGTTCCCAGGAACACCGTCTCGTCCGCCTCCTTCTGGTAGCGCGCGCCCACCGTCACGTCCGGCAGCACCTGGCGCCGGCCCAGCGTCGCGGCGGCCTTCGCCTGGACCTGCTCCTGTTCCAGGGCCACCAGGTCCGCGCGCGCTCCAGCGCCGTCCGTCACCTCGCGGACGGGCGCCCGCGCGAGTGAGCGCAGATCATCGTCGTAGGTCACCATGGGCCTCGCGCGGTAGCCCACGCGGACCTCCAGCTCTTCTCGCAGCGCGAAGATCTCGCCATCCGCGACCTGGAGCTCCGCGCGCGCCCGGGCGTGCGCCACCTTCGCCACGTTCACGTCCACGGCCGGAACGTCACCGGCCGCGTAGCGCTGCTCCGTGGCCTTGACGGTGCGCACCGCCGCTTCCGCCGCGGCCTCCACCAGCTTCTTCCGCTCCCCGGCTTGCAGGAGACGCAGGTAGGCGGCGGCCACGTCTCCCAGGAGGAGCCGCTCCGCGTCGCGCAGCCGGGCCTCCTCCATGGACAGGCCCGCGCGCGCCGCATCACGCCGCAGGCCCTGCTTGCCGCCCAGCTCGAAGGGCTGCGACAGGCCCAACGCGAGGTCCAGGCCGTAGACGCCATTGGGGAGCCGGCGCGGGCCTACCTGAACGTCGAGCTGGGGGTTCTCGCGCAGGAGCGGCGCGGCGCTCGCCAGGGGTCCCTGGGCTGCGCGGACGCGGGCCCGGGCCTCGACCAGCGCCGGGGCGTGCTCGCGCGCCAGGGCGAAGACGTCCTGGAGGGTGATGCGGGATGGATCCGCGCCACCAGGGCGCGGCCAGAGCAGGACGGCGGCCAGCCCGAGGGCGGCCGTCGCGGAACGGATGGGCACGGAAGAGGACCTCTGCGGAAGGCGGGCCGCGCGCACCCATGCACCCGGGCAGGAGGCCGGGCACACCGGTGGCGGGGCGCGTGCGAACGACGATGGACGCGGGCCTTAAGCGAGAGGAACTATGGGGACGTGCAGGATGTCATCCGCGTCGGCGGAGGACGGCTCCGAGGCTTCGGGAGTGATGGGAGCCTCCCGGAACAGGGAGCCTGCGAGGCCCGGCAGCGGCACTGCGACGGCCAGGGGCTTCGCGTGCGTGCAGCAGGCGCAGTCCACGCAGGTGGGAGCGCACTGGCCCTGCGCGTCGTCATCCGCGCAGCCCGTGAGGCACGTCTCCGCCTGCTGCGCCGGCCCGAAGGCATGCGCGAGCCCGCCCCCGATGGGAGCGAGCAGCATCAGGCAGATGAAGAGCCAGAGTCGGAGCACTGGAGCGGTCTTCTAGCACGCTCCGGTGGAAGTGCGCACGTCGTGAGGGCAGGGCGGGCGGCGCGAGGAGCGCTGCTCAGCCGCCAATGCCCTTGCGCAGCCGGGACCAGTCGAAGTTGGCCGCCGGATCGTCCTTGCGGCCCTTGGGCACGGCCACGTCCTTGTGCCCGACGATGTTCTTCGCCGGCACGTCGTACTCCTGCTTCAGGTAGCCCACGAGCTTCGTCAGCGACTTGTACTGCGCCTCCGTGAAGGCCGTCTTGCCGCTGCCGTCGTTGACGATCTCGATGCCGATGGAGCGCGCGTTCACGTCCGTGGGCACGCCGTGCAGCTCCCCCTTGCCCGCGTGCCACGCGCGCTTGGTGTCGCCGACCAGCTGGTAGATCTTCCCGTCGCGGTCCAGCATGTAGTGCGCGGACACCTTGCTGTCCGGGTTGCGCATCCACGACAGGTCCCCGGAGCCGTTGTTGGTGCCGGTGTGGTGCAGCACGATGGTGTCGATGTCCGCGCCGTTGCGCGAGTCGCTGTTGGGCGAGGGCGCGCTGATGACCGCGGGCTTGGTGAACTTCCCGGGCTCGGTGGGCGGAGGTGTCGTCGTCTTGAGCGCCTTCGTCAGCGCCGCCGCCGTCTGCGCCCCGTAGTAGCCGGTGGCGGAGATCTTGTTGGCCGTCTGGAACTTCTTCACCGCCGCCTCGGTCTGCGGCCCGAAGGAGCCGGCGCCCGAGTTCATCTGCGCCTGCGTCATGTAGCCCAGCTTCACCAGCCCCTGCTGAAGCTGCTTCACCTTCGCCCCGGAGTCGCCCTTGCCCAGGCCGGCCGGCGGCGCCGTGAGGGCCGTGGACGCGGCCGCGGCGCGCGCGGGAGCGGCGGTGCGGGGGGCCGTGGCGGCGGTGCTCGCGGGCGCGTTGGCGGTGGCGCGGGGGGTCGGGGCGCGGACGGTCATGGTGTACGATTCCAGGAATAGTGGATAGCTGTTGCTTTCGCGATTATCGGCGGCGTGTGCAGGAAGTTGTGTGCCGGGAGTGAAACGAAGCCGCCCCGACATCCGGCGTGGGGGCCGGGCATCGGGGCAGCGTCTTCGTCCGGGGCTACTCGAAGAAGGCGGGTGTCCCCCGCTGGAATGGCTGTCGTCCGGGCGGGCGGGTCGCCCTCTGGAGAACGTCAGCTGCCGGTGGCGCGGCGCGGCGACTCGGCGCGTCCGGCCACGTCACCCCGCACCAGCGAGTACGGGTCCAACGGGTCTCCACCCAGCGCCTCCAACGACACCAGGGTGCCCAAGTCCATGCGCCGCGCGTGCTCCAGCAGCAGGCGCGTCACCACGTGGTCCTCCAGCGCGTGGCCGGTGGAGTCGAACACGGTGTTGCGCTCGCGCCAGCCCTCGAACTCCTCCGGCTGCTGCACCACGGTGGCCAGGTCCGGGCCAATCTGGTCCGGGTGGAGCTGCTGACACTCGCCCTCCTGGCGCGCCTGGGCGGGAAAGTCCGGCACGACGAGGCTGCGGCGCAAGAGCGCCAGGGGCAGCTCCGCCTTGCCCGGCTGGTCCGAGCCCACCGCGTTGACGTGCGCGTGCGGCTGGAGCGCGTGGCCGGAGATGACGGCCCCCGCGCCCGGGGCAACGGTGGTCGCGGTGCAGAGGATGTCCGAGCGCATCTCCAGGTCCGGCAGCAGCGTGGGCCGCACATCCAGCCCCAGGAACGCCACGCGCCGCACGAAGGAGCGCGCCGCGTCTGGATCGATGTCGTGCACCAGCACCTGCTCCAACCGGAACACGCGGCTGAGCGCATGCAACTGAGACACGGCCTGCGCACCGCAGCCCACCAGCCCCAGCACCCGGCTGTCCGGAGACGCCAGGTAGCGGCTGGCCACCGCCGACGCCGCGCCGGTGCGCAGCGCCGTGGCGAACACCCCGTCCATCACCGCCGCCAGGTGGCCCGTCTTCACGTCATAGACGCTGTGGGATGCGACGAGCGTCGGCATTCCTGAGTCACCCCGGTTGCCGGGGAGGGAGGCGGACACCCTCACGGTCAAGCTGTCCCCGCGCCGCAGGGCGGGCATCCAGCCCATCGTCCCGGAAGGCCGCGAGTCGCTCACCACCTGGAAGCCCTCCCGCTTGGGGACCTGCAGGACGGACTCGTCGAACTCCCTCAATGCCACGGTGAGTGCGTGGATGAGCTCGTCCATCAGGACGTCCAGGCCCACGCCTTCCACGAGCGCGCGTAAGTCAGTGGGGCCGAGCAGCAGGGTGCGAGGAGCCGGGAGCGTCATGTACGCGGAGTCTACGCCCCTGACAGGAATTGCAACGGGTCAGTTTTGATTGCGAATTCCTGTCTTGCTGTGGCTTTTGAATACAGGTGCAGGGAACAAGGCGGAGAAGGGGCTGTGTTGGAAGCGGGCGCCCGACATCCGGCGGACACCTACGGGGCCCCGGCCTCGTGTCCGCCCGCTGAGCCGCTCCACCCCCAACGCCCGAGTGAACGCCTCCTTGAAGCCCCCTGTTCCCAGGACGCCCGTACTCACCCCCGTCACCGACCTGTCTCACCGCCGCGCCGATGAGGCGCCCGGTGCGCCACTCGCGCGCATCCTCCTGGTGGACGACACGCCGGCGAACCTGCTCGCCCTGGAGGCCATCCTGGAGCCGCTCGGTCAGCAGGTGGTGTCGGTGCGCTCCGGCGACGAGGCGCTGAAGGCGCTGCTGTTGGACGAGTACGCGTGCGTGCTGATGGACGTGCAGATGCCGGGGCTGGACGGCCTGGAGACGGCGCGTCTGGTGCGCACCCGCGAGCGCACGAAGCACCTGCCCATCCTCTTCATCACCGCGCTCAGCCGCGAGGCGGCCTACGTCACCCGGGGCTACGAGTACGGCGCGGTGGACTACCTGCTCAAGCCGGTGGATCCGAACATCCTGCGCGCCAAGGTGTCCGTGTTCGTGGAGCTGTACCTGCGCGGTGAGAAGCTGCGGCAGCAGGCGCTGGAGCTGGCGGAGCGCCGGCGCGTGGAGGAGGAGCTGCAACGCGCGACGGAGCTCGAGCAGCAGCTGGTGGGAATCGTGGGGCACGACATCCGCACACCGCTCGCGGCCATCCTCACCACGGCCAACGTCCAGCTGTCCCGTGAGGTGCTGCCGGACGCCCAGCGCAAGGCCTTCGAGCGGGTGGCTCGGGGCGGCGAGCGCATCCAGGGCATCGTGGATCAGCTGTTGGACTTCACCCGTGCGCGCGTGGGCGGCGGCATCCCGGTGGTGCCGGGCGCGGGCGACCTCAACGAGCTATGCCGCAAGCTCGTGGACGAGCTGCGCGCGGCGAAACCGGAGCGCTCCATCCTGTGCGACTTCGCCCGCGACAGCCTCCCGGGCGTGTGGGACCTGGACCGGCTGGCGCAGGTGGTGGCCAACCTGCTGGACAACGCGCTCAAGTACAGCCCGCGAGACACGCCCGTGCGCCTGCGCACCTTCGAGCAGGGCGTGGACACCGTCTATCTGGAGGTCCAGAACGCCGGGGCCCCCATCCCCGCGCACCTCCTGCCCACGCTCTTCCAGCCCTTCCGCCGCGGCGACGGCCCGGGCCAGCGCGAGAGCCTGGGCCTGGGGCTCTACATCGCGCGCAGCATCGTGGAGGCCCACCGCGGCACCCTCCGGGTGGAATCGACCCCGGACGTTGGTACGATCTTCTCCCTGTGTCTTCCGCGTCAGGCTTTGGTTGAGACACGCGCGCACTCCGCGTGCGCGGGCGTCTCCACGCCGATGACGGCGTGAGACACAAGGCCGTTCGCGTCACCGACAGTGCATTGCAGTGGTGGCTGATTACTCCACATAAAAGGCATACAACAATCCATCCACATCAAAACCTCTCATAAGATGAGGCAAGCATGTGGAGGGTTTGCTACAATGCCAGACGCCCGGGAGGCAGTCCGTCCGGGCGTGAAATGTGTCCGCTTTGGGGAGGGTGCGCGACAAATGAACGACAACTCGACGTGGATTCCCGTGGAAGGAAGCGACCCGATTCGTGCGTGGGTGCGACGCCCCGCCTCTGGAACGGGTCCGGCCCTGCTGCTGCTGATGGTGGAGGCGTTCGAGGGAAACGCCCACCTGAAGCTGATGGCCGAGCGCTTCAGTGAAGAGGGCTACGTGGTGGTGGTGCCCGACCTCGCCTCACGAGGAGAACCGGAAGAGGTGGACCTGAAGCCGGTGGTGGCCTGGGCGCGCTCGCTACCGGAGGTGGTGGGACTGCGGGGCAAGAAGCAGGTCGGCGCGCTGGGCTACGGGCTGGGTGGGACGCTGGCCGCGCAGCTGGCGGCGCACGCGCACGTGGACTGCGCGGTGGCCTACTGCGCGCCCGGCATGGAGGACGTGCTCGCGCAGGGCGGTGAGAACGCGGCCCCCATGGTGGTCCACTACGCGGAGTGGGACGGCTTCGTGCCCCCGGCCGCGGTGGCGCGGGTGAAGCAGCACGTCAGCGTCGACGTGGAGCTGTACGTGTACCAGGGCGTGCGCCACGGCTTCTTCCGCGAGGGCTCGCCGGCCTGGAACCGGCCCTCGATGATGACGGCGCACACGCGCACCCTCGCGCTGCTCAAGCGCGTGATGGGGCCGCGCTACGACCTGGCCGCGCTGTGGGACAAACACACGGAGCTGGAGTTCGCCGCCCGCGACGCGGACGCGACCATGAAGACCATGGTGTCGCACCCGTACGTCAACAGCGTGCCGGTGATGACGGGTGGCGTGGGCGCGGAGTACCTGCACCGCTTCTACGAAAACCACTTCGTGCACGCCAACCCCAAGGACACGAAGATGACCCTGCTGTCGCGCACCGTGGGCGCCGACCGTGTGGTGGACGAGTTCATCTTCAGCTTCACCCACGACATCGAGATGGACTGGATGCTCCCCGGCATCCCGCCCACCGGGAAGTACGTGGAGGCGGCCTTCGTGGCGGTGGTGAACTTCCGCGGCGACAAGCTCTACCACGAGCACATCTACTGGGATCAGGCCGCCGTCCTGGTGCAGCTGGGCCTGATTGACCGCAAGGGCCTGCCCGTCACCGGCGCCGAGGCCGCGCGCAAGCTGCTGGATGAGACCCTCCCGTCCAACACCCTGATGGAGAAGTGGGACGAGAGCGCGCCGTCCAACAACCGCAAGGCCGGCTGACTCAAGCCGGGATGACGCCCGCGCCCCGGGTTCGTCGCTACCCAGGGCGCGGTGTCTGACTTTCACGGGCTGGGATGCGCGGAGCCATTGCGCCGGCTCCTCTGGGATGTCCACAATGCAGCACCTCACTGGATGGTCCAGAGGGGCTACGTTTCCCAGACTTCCTCTGGATTTGGCGCCGCTCCCGGATGCGACTCTCCCTTTCGCAGAAGCTCACGCTGGCGCCGCTGTTGGTGGCGCTGTTCTTCACTGTCCTCTTCTTCGGCTACCTCATCCCGCGTGTCAGCTCCGCCTTCGAGGCGCAGGGCCGGGACGTGGGAGGCGCGTTGCCCGCGGCGCTGGCGGCCACGCTGCCCGCGGCGATGCCCGGGGGCCAGACGGAGGCGCTCCAGGCGGTGCTGGATCAGGCGGTCCGCCACCACCAGGTGGCCTACGTGGCCGTCTTCGACGGGACCGGGCAGCTGCGCGCGGTGGCGGGCGAGTACGCCACCGCGATGCGGGAGCTGCGCGACCGGCTGGCCCGCGCGCAGGGTGAGGCGACGTTCTACGTGCGGGACGCGGAGCTGTTGGACGTGAGCTCGCGCTTCGCGAACGGCGCGGGCACCGTGCACGTGGGCTTCAACCGCACGTCGGCGCGCGCGCAGGTGCGGGCCATCACCACCGGGGTGAGCGTGGTGATGGTGCTGGCGCTCGCGCTCTTCGTCGTCGTGGGCATCGTGCTGGCGCGCCGGGTGGCGGCGCCGCTGGTGCAGCTGACGGCGGCCGCCCAGCGCATCGCGGAGCACGGCGACCTGCGCGAGACGGTGCGCGTGGAGGGCTCGGACGAGGTGGCCCAGCTGTCCAAGGCCTTCTCCCTGATGGTGTCCAAGGTGAAGGACCTCTTGCAGCAGTTGCAGGGCTCGTCGGACCTGCTGCGCGGCTCGGTGGACCACCTGAACGACTCCGCGGGCCGGCAGAACGAGATGGTGTCCCGCCACGCCGCCGCGCTGCAGGAGACGCAGGTGACGGCGCAGGAGATCCGCCAGACGTCGGTGGTGGCGTCGCGTGCGGCGGAGACGGTCATCGACGTGGCGGAGCGCGCGGAGGTGCTGGGCAAGACGGGCGAGATCGCCATCACCGAGAGCATCGAGGGGATGGTGGCGCTGCGCGCGCAGGTGGAGCAGATCGCCGAGCGCATCATGGCCCTGGGCGAGCGCACCGAGCAGATCTCCGGCATCACGGAGACGGTGAAGGACCTGGCGGACCAGTCCCACCTGCTCGCGGTGAACGCGGCCATCGAGGCGGCGCGCTCCGGGGAGCACGGCAAGGGCTTCGCGGTGGTGGCCCGGGAGATTCGCGGCCTGGCGGACCAGTCCATCCGCGCGACGAACCAGGTGCGCGGCATCCTGGCGGACATCAGCACCGCCATCTTCGCCACGGTGGAGATCACGGCCGCGGGTACGCAGCGCATGGAGACGGGCCTGGCCCAGGTGCGCACGTCCGGGGACACGCTGCGCCAGCTGTCCTCCATCGTGCGGGACAGCGTGGTGTCCGCCCGTCAGATTTCGCAGACGGTGAACCAGCAGGCCACCGGCATCGAGCAGATCTTCACCGCCGTCAACGAGCTCAACACGGTGATGGGCGACACGGTGAAGCGCATCGCCACCACCAGCGAGTCCGCCGTGTCGCTCAAGCTCCTGTCGGAGCGCGTGGCGGCGATGGTGCGCGACTACCGGCTGTAACCGGGCGGAGGCGGGGCGCGAACCGCTCCACCACCTGGGCCAGGGTGCGCGTAGTGGCGGCGCCGGGTTCGTTCACCCGGGCCGCGAGGAAGGCGGCCCCCAGCCGGGCCACCGACGACACGACGAAGAGCACGTGCAGGTTCACCCAGAGGTGGCCGCCCAGCATGAACTGCTGGGGCACGCGCGCCGC comes from the Corallococcus exiguus genome and includes:
- a CDS encoding efflux RND transporter periplasmic adaptor subunit codes for the protein MKPTLLLLSVLVGLTACKSSKAEHDDAHEHGHDEEAKEKLHVESGDVIHVHVPQEMLRDLRVTTAKVEARPGGESVTALGELTFSEDAYAEVSSPVSARVASVAVTTGQAVKQGQRLAELQSPELGRARADLQATQARATAARQAADRKRTLAEERIVARKDAQAAEADAAAAEAEVAAAKAALTALGAGSASGEGTSGFVLKAPIDGTVVERTARLGQMADPSQPLFRVGDLSSLWLIVHAFERDAVRLKPGADARVTFAAFPGQEFTAKVGHVGQRVDPHSRTIPVRLELDNGKGFLRPGMSASASIPLGEPGATLTAVPAAALQRLENGWVAFLPTPEAGVFEQREVGRGRSLGTQVEVLKGLAVGDEVVVEGAFLLKAEVEKSQGGGDEHGH
- a CDS encoding peptidoglycan recognition protein family protein, producing MTVRAPTPRATANAPASTAATAPRTAAPARAAAASTALTAPPAGLGKGDSGAKVKQLQQGLVKLGYMTQAQMNSGAGSFGPQTEAAVKKFQTANKISATGYYGAQTAAALTKALKTTTPPPTEPGKFTKPAVISAPSPNSDSRNGADIDTIVLHHTGTNNGSGDLSWMRNPDSKVSAHYMLDRDGKIYQLVGDTKRAWHAGKGELHGVPTDVNARSIGIEIVNDGSGKTAFTEAQYKSLTKLVGYLKQEYDVPAKNIVGHKDVAVPKGRKDDPAANFDWSRLRKGIGG
- a CDS encoding TolC family protein, yielding MPIRSATAALGLAAVLLWPRPGGADPSRITLQDVFALAREHAPALVEARARVRAAQGPLASAAPLLRENPQLDVQVGPRRLPNGVYGLDLALGLSQPFELGGKQGLRRDAARAGLSMEEARLRDAERLLLGDVAAAYLRLLQAGERKKLVEAAAEAAVRTVKATEQRYAAGDVPAVDVNVAKVAHARARAELQVADGEIFALREELEVRVGYRARPMVTYDDDLRSLARAPVREVTDGAGARADLVALEQEQVQAKAAATLGRRQVLPDVTVGARYQKEADETVFLGTLSVPLPVFARGQEARLVGEADASRAEQELTAARTVVPAQVQAAKYRYRASLGALGTLEQVLPLLDDNEALAQRSYDAGEMDLAAFLLVRRDTLEARAAWLDGLLRLALARVQLEVETGVLP
- a CDS encoding efflux RND transporter permease subunit — its product is MSMDTDPRTTLPGRILRASFSRPGLTVLVVLALAAFGAMALRNLRQDVFPDLSAPIFNVIVQNAAMGAEELETAVAIPMEVALAGLPEVRRIRSTSQLGVTQVTVEFEPDADYFRSRQYVAERVAQAASELPPGTDTPLVSSLTGRLNEVFEFTLEAEPGSADLMALRDLAEFDIKNRLLAVPGVAGVERLGGYLRQFQVLLDPDQLVARGITLDEVQHGLEGASVNASGGFITQGPMEWAVRAVGRAETVEDLNNTVVALRDGTPVLLGDVADVREAPAPRRGMAHRLDGEVVSCRVSKQFGADTVLVAEGVRAAIDELRRSLPPGVHLRVVYDQSELVGSALGGVGRAILLGAFLVVGVLFLLLGDWRAALIVTLTLPLSLALAGLLLKAAGIGLNTMTLGGLAIAVGLLVDAAIIVVENVIHDLREGKGRRSVRDEALAAAMEVGRPIAYATLIVVSVFIPLFAMSGIEGRMYQPLAAAVVACLAASLALALTLVPVVSGLLLRAPREDSPEDVWIIRKVKAAYAPILDKCMRHAGLVRVVALAITVPALGLAFMVGSDFMPRLDEGAFLLQTVLPAEASLDEVDRLNHRVEDVLREFPEVEDVVRRTGRAERTEDPMPHTLSDVLVVLKKDTLGGRETLESRMREAVGKVPGVSVLFTTPLGMRIDEGLGGSPADLSVRVFGPDLDTLSELAERTRALMSKVDGVEDLRVERLSGLPQLRIAVNRAAVARVGLTPGDVIRAVRVGLVGEESAQIWRGQRRYDLVLRLADHRRGDVNAIRNLLVDGHDGTRIPLSQLATIEETSGAGSVRREAGSRRIAVEAGVSGRDLGSTAAEVREVLATQLKLPTGYFVDVGGKVESQERAAQALTVAIALALMAVFVLLYLALDSVAEALVILATLPDAFVGGILALLIAGETWNVSSLVGLIGLFGIAVQNGLVLVAQTKDLMGRGKPFAEAVREASIGRVRPKLMTAGTAILGLLPLLVLPLHGTEIERPLAVVMVGGLVTSTLFTLLALPTFYALVHGFQERFKARRAARKLPA
- a CDS encoding ornithine cyclodeaminase family protein, encoding MTLPAPRTLLLGPTDLRALVEGVGLDVLMDELIHALTVALREFDESVLQVPKREGFQVVSDSRPSGTMGWMPALRRGDSLTVRVSASLPGNRGDSGMPTLVASHSVYDVKTGHLAAVMDGVFATALRTGAASAVASRYLASPDSRVLGLVGCGAQAVSQLHALSRVFRLEQVLVHDIDPDAARSFVRRVAFLGLDVRPTLLPDLEMRSDILCTATTVAPGAGAVISGHALQPHAHVNAVGSDQPGKAELPLALLRRSLVVPDFPAQARQEGECQQLHPDQIGPDLATVVQQPEEFEGWRERNTVFDSTGHALEDHVVTRLLLEHARRMDLGTLVSLEALGGDPLDPYSLVRGDVAGRAESPRRATGS
- a CDS encoding hybrid sensor histidine kinase/response regulator: MKPPVPRTPVLTPVTDLSHRRADEAPGAPLARILLVDDTPANLLALEAILEPLGQQVVSVRSGDEALKALLLDEYACVLMDVQMPGLDGLETARLVRTRERTKHLPILFITALSREAAYVTRGYEYGAVDYLLKPVDPNILRAKVSVFVELYLRGEKLRQQALELAERRRVEEELQRATELEQQLVGIVGHDIRTPLAAILTTANVQLSREVLPDAQRKAFERVARGGERIQGIVDQLLDFTRARVGGGIPVVPGAGDLNELCRKLVDELRAAKPERSILCDFARDSLPGVWDLDRLAQVVANLLDNALKYSPRDTPVRLRTFEQGVDTVYLEVQNAGAPIPAHLLPTLFQPFRRGDGPGQRESLGLGLYIARSIVEAHRGTLRVESTPDVGTIFSLCLPRQALVETRAHSACAGVSTPMTA